The genome window ACACATTGTTCTAACGGTTAGATACTTGCGCCAAAATGGAATTACCACATTTAGGAGACCATTGTTCCAGCAAGTCTTGTAAACAACTCGGTAAGTCTTTGATATAGGATAAAATAATGAATCGTGTCATGTTGACAAGTTGTTCTGAATCACAGGAGCTTTACGTTAtgtcagtaatatatatataatagtgtatatagtataaatatataaaaatgcccctatatactatataaaaaaacCTGGTATAAGTGTAAAGGGGtattttatactatatattattgacagaacgtcaataatatatagtatagttGTGTTAAAACCGGAAACGGGTTCTACAACGTATCGTATGTAGATAGATACGTCAAACtctaatccctattgagattcctcctctagactcttttatattcggacgtctgatagatgtctctccgacgagagacatctatcagatgtccgaatataaaagagtctagaggaggaatctcaatagggataaGTGAAACTCCTGtgataacataaataaacacGTTGGTAAAATCAGCTCTTCTCCTTAACCTGAACAAAGCTCAAGTTAAATTCGcatttgtttatgttatttaatttttttcattatttatctttCAGATTTCCTGCCAATGAAATGTGACGCCTGTTCACAAATATTTTGGTGAGTATTTTTTTCTAGTGAAAGTAATAAATGATATACAACCAGTAACACTAAATGGTACCTGTAGGTCTGTATGATATTATAATATGACAGAGAATCTTGGCTCCAGACTGACTAGAATATCAGGTACAAAAGGTGAATTACATAATGTAGATCTTTTCACTTTTACTCGGATATATCCATTAGCGGGATGGATTGTActaaattttgtataatttcttTTGACAGTGGTGACCACATAATGTACAACTGCCACCAATGTACAGAGTCTTACAAAAAGGTAAGTGCGGTAAAATTTAATTACCAAGTTCTGTAGGAACACTTTGTAActaacaatctgattaaaaccagaTCTTCAATACAGGTACAATatctgattttaatcagattgactttGTAATATAgcaaaacatgtttataacaaacacacttatAATGAATGTATGTTTATAACATAATATTCTGTCAAAATCCTACAAGACATGTGTATAACCATTATTAAGATTAAACTGTGTTTGTAACAAAGTAATTTCGTCAGTCACTTCCCAGGGGTTCATTATAACCAGGTTTTTCTGTTCaaacatgaatataaaaacCTATTGTGTCTGGTTTTTAAACACacaatgtataatacatttacttaaCCAGGATAACCAGGTACCTGTTTGTCCGCTGTGTAACCAGCCAGTGCCTATAAAGAAAAACGAGGTTCCTGATGCTGTGGTCGGGCAACACATCGACAATGACTGTCAATCAGATCCGGCCAGGAAAAGACGCAAGGTTGGTATACATACATAGCAAACAACAAAATACTGTATTATTACAAGATTAAAAGTTGAACAAGTAACAAAAGATAATTTTTTGCAAAGCATAAagaaagaaattgaaatttaatttctggaaaaaaaaacaaacatttttttttgtgtatcaAACATTTTGCATTTCGCTTTCAGTTGACTAGTCTAGTATATCACTCAGGATATAGATTTATGCACTAATATCTCCTGgatttattattttctgttcaacattaaattttattgttttatttttcagatttatACAAATAGATGCTCACACAAAGGCTGCAAACAAAAGGAAGTAAGTATTCTATTTTGcaattttgtgtaaaaaaatctgtcattttttctaaatattctCTGTTTCACCTAGGAGACTTCAGTGATCTctaattttgatgttttgtttgtttaagcTCATTCCTGTCATTTGTGATACATGCCAAAAGAATTTTTGCCTGAAACACAGAAATGAATTGGACCATGATTGTCAGGGATTTGAGGATACTGGCAGAGGGATGTCTAAGACAGGGTAGGTTGACTGTTTATCATCTCTTTCTTGAACCATCCCCTCTCtgaccacccccccccccccaaaaaaaaaaccacaaaaaaacaccacaacaacaacatcaaaaaatgaaattagGTCACAAGGAAAGTTTATGAAGAACCTTGTTAAATTCTGTAATATTTAATGATGATTACTTAATTATGTAGAGATCCCTGCCCATACTTGCATTTGTAATATTATAGCTGTGTGtatcaaaatattgtataacAAGTGACTAATTTGGCAATGTAGTGTATATTCATTGGGTTTTGCTGACTTACAGAGCTGCAGCCATATTTAGGAACCAACCACAGCCATCTAAACCGTCTGTCAACAAAACACAAGCTACAGCTAAAGCCAAACCACAACAGACTAaactcacacaacacaactttgGAAGGGATCTCGACAGGTAATATTTCTATAACATTCTAATAATCACTTCCATTAGGGTTACTGTTCCTCTTATTAATCTAGCTCCCATGGTGATAAGATCAATCACATTTGTGGTTTGTTTGTAACAGATGCTTATTGATCtttgtgtgtatatgtagaattctttaaaaataatttgcttAGTATTGAGTGTCTACAGTCTCTCAAGTTTAAACCATTatgagaaaacaaaatatagaaaatttgCTTTAGAATTACTTTTAGAATATTAAGATGTAATCCTCTTTTAAAGAAAAAGAGCAAATGGATTGTGTTAACctttaattcattttcattttaaattttttatacaaaataatgatttataCATCTTGTGATTAGAGAGCGAAGAGAAAGACAGATGGGACAGACGAGTAGCCAATCAGTACAAGGAAACATGGTGAGTATATTCGATACAATGTAGAGATAGCAGAGATATATAGCTAGATCTACTCTTATGCATCGTTGGAGACCCTcaggtgatcgcactacactatgctacacttatcacccgTGATGTCACTCTATAAATAGAAACcaataactttttataaattaGAACCCTTCAGTTTGGAGGgagaatatttattttgtttatgtacAGCTTCTGTGAAGCGTATGTTACCTCAATACTCAATGGCTAAAAAATCGGCAGGAAAATCCGTTGGGGCCAACAGTGTTCTCCCCAGGCCCTTTCCGCATAACGGTCCCGTTGCGTGGAAATTTTGAGCCGTTGCACGGGAATTTCTTCCGTAGCGCACTTTCGGCCTCCCGTTGCACATCAATAAATCAGACCCCCATTTTCTCTAAGTAGGTCTACTGAATATAAACCTCATAATAAATCCCTCCTGCTACCTGACAAGTAGTATGCTTATAAATTTACGATGTCTGTCATGCCGCTGTGCCATGTGATTGGGTCCATTTTTACGACCGTGACCGTGTTGATTACTTGTGATCCGCAGAGGTGCCCTGCCAGATTGTACTGTTAAATTGCATtgataagtaaacaaaagaggtgtgactAGTCCCTAACCAAGACCTCATTTGTTCTATTTAGCAGTCTGGGGATATAGGTCAGCTAGAGAGAGGAGAAATCACTGATCAAATCATTTTCAATCATGTGTGCTACGGCGACGTAACTGAAGTACAGCACATCGGCAGTTTAGGAAACAAACCGACACCTTTTCAACAGATGTTTTGATTATATCTAGTGAACATCATcccaaaaacaaacactgcctgcaattgtaaatgatttactcatgTTTTTAATGTCATATACTGCTGAAAGATACCACAAACTTTGCAACCGAAATGACCGCCATTTTGGTGTTAGGTAATTGTAATAATAGAGCCAGATAGGTATAAGAAATCCGGATTTGaaaaaatttccaaaatttgtaatttgtaaattttaagcATAATTGGATGATTATAAACATGTCATACAATTGTACAGATATGTGTTATAAAAGActtaaattttatcaatattttttttttatctctctCAAAAGTTACATTTACAGTACCATACAGTAACTACAgtctgttttaaatattttaaatacacaaatagtGATGGATGCATAATCCCATAATAATCTAGAATTGTGaaacacatcaaaataattttaatttaaaaatgaaaataattctaataattttaaaatgcaatTAACCTGGATTCATGAAATGTGACAGTGAgatcaaaatgttattattttttgttattttaattttaacccTAGTAGTGCTGAGGACGCCTTTTGGCTGTTTACTGGTGTCCTGCTATTGACGCCTTTTGGTGTTCTGGCTATGAAGAGGGGTATTCCCCGGTTAATGtgcaaaaaataattatatactgaGATATATTTTCTGAAACGATAAGATACCTAGTTAATCCCGTATATTTTCTTTCCATTCACATAGAAGTCGTGTCTTATAACATCTGGCATTTTCAGTACGGACCGAGAAATCCCTATACATCGGGAATTTTTCCGGAAATCGCGACATTTATAGATAGTTACGTCACCGGAAACAGATGTAATGTTTTCAGTGCAGTGTGCGCACAAAACCAATGGCAGGTGCACGTAGTGCTCTGTGTTACTGATTGGATATATCCACTTATTTACCACTGTCATGGCCGGGGAATAATGCGATTCAAATCTAAAGGTAATTTTTAATCGTTCTGATGCCTGTAAATTATTGCATGACCGTAAATTAGTAGAAAATTCAAGAAAATTGGGATCGAGTTTTAGGCGCGAGATTGACCTACTTTAATTACGTCACCACTTACTGTGTACGATAGATTACTTCAGTATACGGAAGGGTAGATTAGTCTTATTTTATAAGACTGGCTTTCAGCTCTGATTAATAAATGACTAAGACAtcaatataagatatttttgtttgtgtaCGAATTGATTACCGTCGTTTGGAAATACCATAACCTGATTTATTATAACAAAACAGTACCGATCATGTGTGTCTGCTTTCGTCggtaatgtaaacaaatatggcgGAGCCGGAGAACCCCGGCGAGCTAGCTAATGTATTGCCGGAATTTCGTCAGATATTTCAAGAAATCTTTCTAGACGAAGATAGCGATGAGTTTGAGGGCTTTGATATTGAAGATATCGACAACATTGCCGAGGACGGAACTGGATTTAATGTCGATAATTGGGTTGAAGGCGGAAAGGAACCGTCTACTTTCACTTTTACCGGTAATGCAGGTATTAACACGGACATCTTGTCGGTACCTGAAGAAGGTAGCTTGTCGTATTTAGACTACTTTGAATGTATTATTACTGACAATATAATTCAGAAGATCGTGGTTGAGACAAATAGATACGCTGCCACATACAGTGAAACACACCCTGACCTCCCAAGTCACTCTAGGTACAGGAAATGGACAGAGACACAACGCTAGGGGAAATGAAAGCGTTCATAGCGATGACAATTGCGATGGGACTTGTCCAGCAATTGGATATTCAGGACTATTGGTCTGGTAATCCTGTTATAAATACACCATTCTTCAGATCTGTGATGTCTAGAGACAGATTCTTATCATTGTTGAGTGTACTGCATCTAGCAGACAACTCTGGGGCAGTTCCTAGAGGGCAAACAGGTTACTCGCCTTTACAGAAATTAGGTGAGCCTTACAAGGATATCCTTTCCAACTTTCAAAGTTGTTATAACCCTAACAAGAACATTGCCATTGATGAAGGGATGATACCCTGGAGAGGGAACCTCCATTTCCGTGTGTATAGCCCGGACAAACCCATTAAATATGGACTTAaggtttacatgttgtgtgacTCTGACAATGGCTATTGCAGTCGTATGGAACTATACACTGGTCACGGAGGACAGAACAGTCAGTTTGGAGCAACATACGATCTCATCATGCGTCTTGCTGACCCTTTTCTAAACAAAGGCTACCATTTATACATGGACAATTACTTCAGCAGTCCACAATTATTTTATTCCTTATTTCTTAACGCAACCTTGGCATGTGGAACCTTGCGAAAAAACAGACGTGGTGTACCTCAGGATCTAAAGGATCGGCGTTTGGTTAGAGGCGAGATGTTTGTAATGAACAACGACATGCTTGTTGCAGTCAAGTACGCAGACAAAAAGGATGTACATCTTCTCACAACAATACACAAAGGTACGATA of Argopecten irradians isolate NY chromosome 7, Ai_NY, whole genome shotgun sequence contains these proteins:
- the LOC138327617 gene encoding AN1-type zinc finger protein 2A-like isoform X2, which encodes MELPHLGDHCSSKSCKQLDFLPMKCDACSQIFCGDHIMYNCHQCTESYKKDNQVPVCPLCNQPVPIKKNEVPDAVVGQHIDNDCQSDPARKRRKIYTNRCSHKGCKQKELIPVICDTCQKNFCLKHRNELDHDCQGFEDTGRGMSKTGAAAIFRNQPQPSKPSVNKTQATAKAKPQQTKLTQHNFGRDLDRERRERQMGQTSSQSVQGNMTEEEALARAIQMSMSDSPAPSNSNTSNKAMTQQEQDDLLLAQAIAASQEEANRDQQRRRALKMTA
- the LOC138327617 gene encoding AN1-type zinc finger protein 2A-like isoform X3, which produces MELPHLGDHCSSKSCKQLDFLPMKCDACSQIFCGDHIMYNCHQCTESYKKDNQVPVCPLCNQPVPIKKNEVPDAVVGQHIDNDCQSDPARKRRKIYTNRCSHKGCKQKELIPVICDTCQKNFCLKHRNELDHDCQGFEDTGRGMSKTGAAAIFRNQPQPSKPSVNKTQATAKAKPQQTKLTQHNFGRDLDRERRERQMGQTSSQSVQGNMYRSCVSAFVGNVNKYGGAGEPRRAS
- the LOC138327617 gene encoding AN1-type zinc finger protein 2A-like isoform X1, which gives rise to MELPHLGDHCSSKSCKQLDFLPMKCDACSQIFCGDHIMYNCHQCTESYKKDNQVPVCPLCNQPVPIKKNEVPDAVVGQHIDNDCQSDPARKRRKIYTNRCSHKGCKQKELIPVICDTCQKNFCLKHRNELDHDCQGFEDTGRGMSKTGAAAIFRNQPQPSKPSVNKTQATAKAKPQQTKLTQHNFGRDLDRERRERQMGQTSSQSVQGNMTEEEALARAIQMSMSDSPAPSNSNTSNKAMTQQEQDDLLLAQAIAASQEEANRDQQRRRQRSGQNNKTSCSLS